CCCAGTCACGAGCATTAACGCCCTGGATCACTGTGATCCATTcgcgattgccaggctgtttttttttttttttttgctttgcCATGTCGTTCGGagcttgtgacaaccattgtagtcgagatcacccccatctgaaacccagtttcatcaaagttatagatatctgcttcctggattcCATACTTCGCGATTATGCTTCGAATAAGCATAAACCAACGACgaataacttctgggtcttcgcatagagctcTCTGATAGTCATTTTTTCAACTAAAACGAGTCGTGAGCTCTCGGTGCtgtttgacaaaggtgctagcccagtttaccccaatGCATCCCGCGTCGCGCATTGCGAGTAATCGGTCGGCCATATCTttcacaccagacaaccgaggaggaaaccctttggaatctaaaTCAAGTACGTGTTCAACTATCGTTGATTTCTCTAAATCAGTAAGcctccgtgaattggctgatatattgcatcgtgattgcatgccacgccggcggTGACTAAGCTTCTCATGATCTACGTGATAGATCTTACCAGCTGCTCGAGCGCTCAGTTTGttgtcattttgcatagcttgaagggccaatattacttggctattatcatgtttctgaggcatgCTCGGTTGTGGTGGTATTTGTGGTGGAAGTCGGAAGTCGtgtcggagcgatttcgtgtgacattcgcatgtggggTACGATAATGATAATAACAAATTCCATTCAGGATGACTAACGAACTACTATTGAAAATTACCCAAAACTCTGCCATCTCGGTATGGTTATTCCCTTCCGCTACTTCTAAAGGTGTTaatccatcttcatcctcaagtccgGGTTCGTCCCACGGTCAATTAAGTAGACCACCATGTTAGCGTGTCCTACTTGCCTACATAGTCTGGTGGGGGGAATATACCCAGCAACATACTAATATTAAACCAATCAACGGACCTGAAGGGTCGCTGAAGACATACAAGCATACTGGATAGCATGAAGATGAATGTCAACTCTGAGGCTTGGCTAACTAGAGCCCTATGTTTGATAcaagagaagccaggttgtgacgaACAGCATGTTCGTTATTCTCACGCTGAATCACTTATAAAGGGAAAATATTCGTTTGTGTCATGAAGCATGAGTGCTCACTAAGTCACATGGCATGTTTGATCCCTTTGTGTTGATTCCTTTGTTCTGTTGGAGTAGGGTCAGGCCCCTCACTAGATATTTCAGCGCTGGCAGGCCCAGtgttctttcctttccctccTAATTCTAGTATGTTACAATATATTCTACCAATAGATACATATTGAACGAGACCGTCACAGTTTGTGGCTATGTCCTGATGTCAAGATAGCTCGTTATTTGGAGTTGGAATAGGACAGCCAATGATCAGTGGCTCTAGCAAGCTATGCAAGAATGGCTTCTTTATTTTTATTCTCATATTGAAATCAGCAATCAGTCGTGCTTCTTCTGGACAATTTAGGTGCTCTTTGGAAAGGGTCAAATTAACATCCCCCACTCCCCCCCTTCAAATAACCGGGTCTAATGGCTCTCCCAAAAAAGTACCAGTCTTGATCAGCCACTTGATCAAGGATTAATCCGCGATTTAGGGAGCCGTTAGCAGAGAATATGGTTGAAGTATACGATTTAAAACATGTATGAAGGCTCTGTGAGTCCTATTCATACAATATCGACTGAACGCAGAGCAGAATTGAGGAGAGAGGGGGATCTTCATCCACCCAGTACCCCGCTTTTGTATCAGTTTCATGAAGTTTACAAGCAACAGACACATCCGAAATGTCTGTAAGTTCCTGTTAAACCAGCAGTTTGTTAACAACAAAAGGTACAACATTGACTTCATCTGAGACAAGAAACTCACACGGTGAAGTATCGCGTCGATATTTCTTAATTGCTGAACAAGTTCATTGCTTTCAGAAGTTGATGTGGCATAGTCACAGCTAAGCACCCAGCGTTTGGCAGCTGCTACTCCGAGATAGATTTTGTATGCTTTGTGCCGACGAGCACTTGCATCGAGAATTACCCTAAACAAACAACTCCAAATTGATCTTAGCAGGTGCTAGTACATAAGTTGATAGTTGTCTTGCTTTCTTACCGTCTAAGCTGGATCGCCTGATCGTCGTCCTTATACCCAAATACCGCGGCTGGCTTGTAGCTGCTGGCAATCAAATGCTGAGCGGCTGCATGATTCTGACGAAGCACCCTATGGCCATACTCCCTTGCATTATCCAGTGATATACCCCTGATTTGTTCCATGATGTGAATGAGTAGAGATCGATAGTCATTGATTAGTTCCATAATCCTCAAGACTCGCGCATCGTTGAGTGATGACTGTTTATATGTACCCGCTTCCAAATCCGCACGACACCCCTCGTCGCTTTTTATCCATGTGAGATTCGAGGACACAAGGTTGGATCGGCTTATGGGCAATGATTGCGGCTTAGTGCACTCGGGTTCGTCGGAAACGTCACGATTGATGGGCGTAGGGAAAAGGTCATTCCCTGTTGAACTCTCCTTTGATAGTCAGCAGTGTAAGAAACACAGAGGAAACCAACATAGACATCATTTTCAATATCTTGACATACATGAGGAATGTACCTGATATTATCAGGAGAAACCTGTGGTTGGTCCTGTACTGCTCCATTTGATGCTTTTAGGTTGAGGTTGCTGAGGTTTGAAGAGGGACGCGTAGTACTATCAGAGTCTGGATAGTATGAAATTGGATTCAGAAGGTCCCTAATTTCAATCCGACGGGCGCCGACTGGCATTATGGAAAATATTCAACGTCGTGAGATCTTAGAATATGTTCCAATCTCTTCATCCATCATCTTCACCTCTTCCCATAGTGCCATCAATCTTAAAAAGcttggcgcctggaacaccaaaatcagcacccaaggaaaacacgtctttttcacgcgtcatttgaccgataggggcctctaggcacctataaaccaccatggaggcacaggaactctgtggtggtggtatatcgcacgcgtcaccccccggagtggacaacgtggcctcccagttcgcggaaacagaagatatgccagtcaccccaacgccaatccgttggcgatctggaaacacgatgcaacctgaattcaatgaaggtagcatggagagtgcgagcatggatgaaaatgagggccaggaacactggcaaatcagaggatccagccgggcccccagccgggcccccagccgggccagtgaggccagaagcggaatcaggcaacgaaagagtctacaaaagacattgattggaaggccaaagcatcaaacctctttactagatgtgagcaaacacgcccaggtgttggtgggtgctttggaagcagcccagaaccaacaacaagaaatgtttcaaatggtccaggaacaggtacaggcacacctagcagaggagctgtccaactggagagcagaacagcaggttcatggaggactctatctagagcgggtcacaaagctggaactggaagttagcaagcttcgcacagagctcacagaagcccagaacactatccaacgaatcaaaccaatgaagcaagacacaccaacaacaaccaatgcccaatcaagccaaatgaaccaacacaatagcagcaaggtccccaagataagggaagcaacaagccaaaagtcaaggcaacaacccacatttgcagacctagctacgctgctttccactagacctggagggcaggaatggcaggaggtcaccaaaaagaagcagaagaaccggcaaatccaagcagttgctgcagttagccagcctgacccaaccaagcttaagccagccaaagacacccccaaagaggcacggagattcctatttcgccgggagggaggcaaggctgccccaagatcagagagagaggatatcattctggccatcaaccgagcagtagcaaaggcacacttcccagcattcatccgggtagtggacgcaggatataccaacactggagcgatcacaatccttttggagaaaggtaccctaggctctatgctcctacctgactataaagacctattggtcactgcagctcggcaggcggatccagcagtgatatcggtcgagctacctgagcaatggtaccgtgtcaaggtccatggggtcccaattaaacgttatctcacctgtggcctggctctggcccgtgaagagattgagctggggactgaataccagctgaagaggaacccaacatggctccggagctcaaaagagctacacaccagcaaccaaaagtgctcaactattgttattacagttggctcactagaggaggctcgaaggcttcttatcaacggcattcgctttggggggtcccgatataagacggagcaatactgggaaacaggagtggatacagtctgccccaggtgctgcaagctaggccaccgaagcttcaaggcctgtggtggccacccaccgtgctgctttatatgcgcggggccccatgagggcactgaacatgtctgccgggtggtagactgcccagccaaaccaggaaccgcctgtaaacacatcccggccaaatgtggcacctgtggaggcccacaccccgcaacagtagggaattgcccagccaagcgagcagtgaggaaggaactgagaaagagaactgtggagtctaaggacatatcccaactggctgagagacctcagcaaatgaccagtgtggaaccagctattctgagctcaccaggattcgctttcagtgtggtcaaccgaaaccagcaccaatcacgaccacggagcagctcagctcctaacagcccccagacccagcgatATCTGGGGCCCAGCCTGacaacaggccaagaggacactgagatgaggggcactgacaccccagggcagtcaatggcccactaatgcgactactccaacataattgccgcaagacttatgcagtcactgttgcggctttggaggcaggactggagctaggggtgggactagctgtcacaacctggcttctctcgtatcgtacctagggttctagttagttatatttcgagactggacacttaccctaagtgtcttccaagtaattgtatgctcaatgcccctccgggtccggttcggtatgtcgtatgcgttgatgggtatatcgccccctccaggctccgtaagatagtcaacaagtagaaacgataaaggtaacgaatagagaaacaaggccaaccgagtacgtatactgggttgttggttaagtgcggacgagtcagaaactagaaggtaaccaatgctgtaagacttgaaaattgatcgcgaagaactaagctaagtacatgaatgagtgtccttatatatccttcctggtCGTATCCATGATATGCTCGGGTCTGATCCTCGATACGCTCCGAGCGTGTCGTTGATATGTTCTCTTCATAGCCATGATAAGTTCTTGGCGTATCCCGGATACGCTGGTGATCACGTGATAGGTCTGCCAAATATCaaattgatccttgttccttcctgcatatccaccatcaactgttatccaatgattccatcctaaccctgtatcatcacgtgaggctgatacggcaaggtctgtaacactagcatgcctacaggaaccatatattgatatggagttccgacatggaggatatcagatatattggccagaagcaggatctcttcgagaccggcgagtggcagtagcaatccggcgggatatattgaatgaaatgattgtggaggcccgaacagatctccttgatcacccatacctcatggtaatggatgtatggcatggtaatggatgtatgggagttaaatcgggcccgggaaaaagcacgaagaaccaggataatcaactgctacgacaattggttaggaatcggccattgttggcatggggggaatgagagacagagaagagcactagaggatgtgcaatgggaccaagtccttgagggaagatgcctgcttgtgggagatttcaacgcccatagcccactatggaaccctctagcAAGAGCCCGTGTGAACGCCAGACCGCTGGAGAACTTgatagacgaagcaggtctctacatcaacaatgagctaggagtttccactcgaccgaaaagaactccagggatctcaattatcgacttggctctaaccacggttagtatggggcctctggaaacatgggtgattgaccaagaacacccaactggttcagatcatgaactgatagtcatggaatggacctctctggagcgaatacccacaacgccctcacaggatgtaacagggtggcagatccagacgcttcaagccaacccacaagccctggaagaagccagggggattggcaagcaagaacagaatctagaccctgtttgggggactcttgctcatcagaagacctagctggggaagccacatggatccaggaggccctgacagcagtattaaatcgacatgcaaaacaactacgggtgactccactatcaaaacgctggtggggaacggagattaaagaggcccgtaggacctacagtcaggcaagacgggcatggcagggtcaagagatctctacaacagaattgagagaggtccgaaataactactatcgagccatccgacgagcgaaacgcacctgctgggaaaccttcctggaagggacaactacccaccctggctctgtggacacagtgagatgctggcaagctctgaaatacacaaagcccagaacagctacaactacgccaaccctgcatggaccccaggggcagctagccagctcccttgaggaaaaggaggccctaattcgggaaacagccttcccccaggtaccaggagatagccaggaagttgagatctcccaagggtcctggcatagtcaggtggatgaagaaatagtgagacatgctctgtttcaccaggcagtacagaaggctccaggaatcgatcgtttgaattttcgagccctccggctcttgtgggaatgggacagccctagaattgttgctctggcccgacaatgtttccggttgggtctacatccaccagtatggaaggtagcgaagggtattctgttaaggaaacctaataaaccagactacacagctgtgaaggcctaccgggtgattagcttactaaactgcctagggaaggtggttgaaaagatagcggcagatgctattgcctaccactgtgagactatgggagtactacacccaggacagatgggaagtcgcaagcaacggagtgcaattgacgcagtggcatgtctgatacagaacacccatgaagcctggaaactccaacaacttatgggagcactattccttgacgtgaagggagcattcgaccatgtgaacccaagccgactgatagcccgactgattgaattcaacctagatggggatctgatccgatgggtacagtccttcttgaccgacagatgggtacagctacagattgacaacacacagtgcccagcacacccagttaactcaggggtgccacagggctcgccagtgtcaccaattctcttcattatctacctcagcggtgtatttgatgcaattgagaggagagtgaatggtatccagtgtctctcatttgcagacgacataggcctgctcgctccaggatattcagttagagaggtctgcaagaagctgcaagaagctgccaaggtggccattgagtgggggcatggtaatgtggtccagtttgatgcagggaaaacagaagcagtcctacttactcgcaaacggggccgggaactgaaagatcagattcaacgagcacgagtggaggtagatggccactgtgtgcccttcaacttagaggcaacgcgatggcttggtgtctggcttgattctgggctgaatctcaaagcccactatcagacctgtatgcgcaaggcacgggctgcagaaaacagagtacaacgcctatgccagagtcatggacttgccccagggctagctcgtcaggttcaagtagcagcagtgcaatcagtagccctgtacggagcagagctctggtggcagggccagaaggatcggctagtgggtatacagctcatgatcaatcgacaggcccgtgcaatcaccggcatgttgaaatccactcctgtagggccactggtccgcgaagcgggcctggcaccagcagaggccctactggaggcccgacaattgaaatacactacccggctgctcagcttaccggagaaccacccagctaaggagatcctcccagtgagcttccgggaaggggatcagcacacccaacctggggaacagaccccagggaaccgacaatgggctgagagaaacaaccgaggccgatggtccctgggacaacaccttgctcgacaactagccaatattctaccagtggacccatctgggggctttgagagcacaacacagacaaccagtagccagttcccaggccaaatagagatgctaccaggtccagaggccctagtagcagcgcaatctctccctccagagctagcaatctggtcagatggatcaagattagagaatggcaaaagtggggcagggattgcttggcgagaaccgggaggaacatggaagacccgggggttcccattaggcaagggatatgaggtctttgatgcagagcttctgggagttgtgcgagcactccagttagcagagaaagtgggggatcaaagaccagtcactatcctgttggactcccaagcagccattgcaaggatgcgacacacccagccagggccaggtcaagcattagtgatccaagcacatgctatagccaagagactacatgcccgaggttgccaaaccactatccaatgggtgccgggacatgcaggaatagaagggaatgagagagctgaccaggcagcaaaacaggcagccagtaagccaccaggaagaggcccaagagagatatccctggccttcacctgtagagcccgaacagaagccattatagcacaaaggcagagatggctcagcaaagaacttggacagcgatcccaacaaggtcaacgaacatacaggccacagaggaactggcggctcgacccagcagctgcaatagctcccaaacacctagcaagccgttattttcaactgaagtcaggacatgcagccataggaacatacctacatcggatccaggtccgggaggatgcaacctgtgagggatgcggtatatcaagggagacaatacaccatcttctctttgaatgtcgggaatggcgacaccaacgaaacaggctctacaaggacctggagacagacggagttatgaggcccactacggcagaagaatacccacaaggacgactcctaggagagcccaaagctacaagggcattgctacaactcctagccagcgccagcatagctctaccccgggcgcacctacagcagacggcagaaagggcccgaagagatgacgaatggggactggaagcactggaagaagcagttagaacaggagaggggtagcagggagggtagcccaaggctgagagtcagcctaggccacacccatcttgctccaaaacacaaggagagcactgtgctcaaaagccctgcgcatacaggcggtctggggcgaggaaaaggatcggaaagattatAAAAGGGAGTGTTGTCCCGGCAacttatagggacaagagactgtagaatagctgctggcctcgagtccatgaatcatggtctatcatagctctagggctcggtatggacaataaacttgattaaataataataataataataataatatgttCCAATTCCAGTCTCCTTATGCTTCTTTTAGCAGTGCAAGATAGTTACACGGGATGCGGATATTCATCTTACtaatagtagtagtagtaacATAGTAGTAATAACATAATCTACCACCAAGCAGGCCATGTCCCGACTGTGGTCGAAACTTCAGAATGCATGACTATACAAACAAAACGTTCATTATATCAAACAAAGTTCTACAGCAATTGGAGGTCTTTGGTCTGCATCCAGTAGCATAAGCGTTGCCTCGATCACATATTTACTGAACTGTGGTATTTCCAAGCCACCTCTCTCCCTTCCTGGTCATGAGATAAGAATGCTGAATAGATCACAAGGCTTTTGAGTGGAAAGAGGCGAGGCCATAATGGCTCCGTGATCAGCAGTTATCTAAACAGTCATAGTCGCCCACTCCTACATCAATAGATCCAATTGATCATTCTTGGCCTCCATCAATGCAGCTATCTGGAACACCACAGACCAACAGGGTTTCACCGGTCTAGCCGAACAGTCATGTGATAAACCGAAAACCAATGTCTATGAGAGAATAGACaacaaccaacaacaaccaacaacaaccaacaacaaccatcAGGTCCtctgaaacttgcattcaaccatgccCTTTCCAGGCACTAGAATTCCTGCTGGAGCTGGTGGTATTGTGATTACAGTGGTGAGAAATAATACGAATATTATAGGGAGTAACCATGCAGTGGCTtaaaaatttttttttacaATATGACAGTGTGACGGTATGACGGTATGACCGATAACTATAGCTAATCTATATTCTATCCGAAAGTAGTATAGATTTTCATGGTGTGCTGGCGACTGGACCGAACCCTACAGGCACTAGAGATGTACCGGGGCCCACATGTGGTGCTAAACGAATGGGCACTCGGCAGTTCCAGTGGCTCATGCCCATGGCACATGGGAGGAACAGGGTAAATGGTCCAAGACACAGCTAAGCCAAACCAAGCCCTTCACGACCAAAAATGTTTCTAAAGTCCCCATTCTCTTTGTGACAGTTGGAACCAGTACGGTCTGGGCACTGTATAGGTGATTGTCCTGTACTGCATGAGGCCCTGGAACTTCTTGGGTGGGTCTTTGCCACTTCCATAGGTTTGACTATATCCTTGTATCAAATATCAGGCCCAGGCTCATGCCAGATGGATGATTGGCCCTTACTTTTGCAGGCACCTGCTTTTCCTTGCTCATGCATCCACTTACTGTGATATCACTGTTGACTATCATGCCAGCACGGGGAAAGCAGCCGGGCTGGGTTTCGCCCCAAGGTGGGTCAACCAACTGCGTTCTGGGACCCTAGATGCAGAGGCCCGGACCCGGTTCTGGGAACCACTGGACCAACCGTTCATGAGATTTATCCTGGAATCCGCGAATCCCGCCACGGTACCAATCCATTCCAGACAGGGTAATTCAGCCCGGACTGGACTGTGTTTGCGTCCATGCCCGTTCGATAAGAGAATTACGGGAGTAAAGGTGAGGAATTTGGAAAGACCAGATGAAGGAATGGAACGGGGAGAAAACGAACGGGCCGAACCTAGCTAGATTCAGCGTTTTCTAGAGCATGTCTAATCTCCGTACAATTCTCTCAAAGGATATAGTATGTATTTCGTAAGCCCACCATCAAGATTGTTGTCATTATTTCATGGGCGAGTGTAGACGTACTCCGCACCTAATCCATACCTATTACAGCTTTACAGAAAGGGTGCATACATAAAGGTATGATGAGGACTATAGTTATCACGCGATGTAACATGGCAGCCGGGATCAGGGGCTTGCATTTCGTTACACATATGGTGCTTATGCAAGTGCGCAAAGGGGGCAATGCAATATGATGTGGCGCGACTGCAAATGCCGTGCTCTAAGATAAATTTTGATGCTCAACCGATGCGCTATATTTCTATACCACAGCACACACAGTATTCCGTGAACCGACCACACTGACTAATTCCCCTTTTCCAATTCCCTTGAATACCCAACTGTGGCAATGGAAAGAACGCGTAATAAACTCACCCGAACGCTGCATCTCTGATAATAATTGTCATGTAGCAACACTAGTAGTGTGAAACCGTACTATGGTGCAGGACATGTAACACGAAGCGTGTGATGTGGCAGACAGATAAGATCGTTTGTGTTTTTGCATAATTTGTCGAAGTTTATGGTGATTGTAATGGTTAAAGTTTGTAGAATCACGAGGAGTTTTACATTTCCGGTCACATTATTGTAAATAAAGATTTCAGAGATTCTAGTGGTTTAAGAGTGAAATTGGTTGCGATTATGCATGATAATATGTGCGATTTGAGAATAGCTTAAAGGCTAAACAAAAGCCAAAAATATGAGCTAATTCAAATTGGTTCGCTGTCGCTGATTATGACAGAGGAATTTTTGGACTTTTGCCATGAGGCAGTCTCTTCTAGACTCTAATTCAGACGAGTTAGATTCAGCTTCCTTGAGACTGAATTGTCCCATGGATAACTTACTATTGCTTCTGCGACTCGTTCTAGATCCTTCCTCAGAAGTAGACCTTGTTGGAAATGCACCAGTCCAGTAGTTAACGTAGTGATACCCCGAACCAACATCGGATCTGTTGAAGCATTGTCTGTCGGCTTGGAGTTGTAGAGCGACGAAGTGAGGATAAAATTCAACTAATGGGTAGAGGACTTCCTCTGAGGAGCGTTCTTTTTCCACATCGAAACTCATATTAATCTGCATTG
The sequence above is a segment of the Aspergillus chevalieri M1 DNA, chromosome 6, nearly complete sequence genome. Coding sequences within it:
- a CDS encoding uncharacterized protein (COG:S;~EggNog:ENOG410PIX1), translating into MPVGARRIEIRDLLNPISYYPDSDSTTRPSSNLSNLNLKASNGAVQDQPQVSPDNIRYIPHESSTGNDLFPTPINRDVSDEPECTKPQSLPISRSNLVSSNLTWIKSDEGCRADLEAGTYKQSSLNDARVLRIMELINDYRSLLIHIMEQIRGISLDNAREYGHRVLRQNHAAAQHLIASSYKPAAVFGYKDDDQAIQLRRVILDASARRHKAYKIYLGVAAAKRWVLSCDYATSTSESNELVQQLRNIDAILHRELTDISDVSVACKLHETDTKAGYWVDEDPPLSSILLCVQSILYE